gaaaactctcatcatttactcaccctcatgccttcccagatgtttatgaatttctttcttctgcagaacaaaaatgaagatttctagaagaatatctcaactctgtaggtccatacaatagatgtgaatggtgaccaaaatcttgaagcttcaaaaagcatataaaggcagcataaaagtaatccataagtctccagtgattaaatctgtCTTTAAAGCAATTTgacaggtgtaggtgagaaacagatcaatatttgagtccttttttactataaattctcctgcctgcccagtaggtggcgaaatgcacaaagaatgtgaatttccaaaaacaaaagaacatgaaatttaaaatggagattgatagtaaaaaaaaaaggacttaaatattgatctgtttctcatccacacctatcatatcacttctaaagataaggattaaaccactggagacttatggattacatttatgctgcctttatttgctttatggagcttcaaagttccaccattcacatgcattgtgaggacctacagagctgagatattcttcagaaatctttgtgttcagcagaagaaagtaagtcataaacatcttgaatggcatgagggtgagtaaatgatgagagaattttcatttttgggtgaactaaacctttaacatGATCTGAGTGACTGCATGTTGATGTAATTTATGTatatgtgcatgcatgcatggatggatggatgggatttTCCAAATTTTCTGTTAAGtctgttattttcttttaaagccatTTGTAACTGGCAAAGTGTAAAACCATTATTTTAGCGCAATGGATGATTTACAGGTGATCCCTTGTTGTCTGGTACGCATCAGgacatttacacagaaaatatgtgtaatttctgcggaaATTACACGTTTTTTGGACCCCGTTTACACCCATGTTTACCGCTTTCCACTTTAGATTGGATCACCTGAAACAGATCTAAATACCAGATGTAAACATTGTGTGATTTTATGAGGGTTGCAAGCAGTGTAGCAGAAATTCTCACCTTTTGTTGAGACTGAGCGAAGTAAACCTCAGCATATTTCATGACTAGTATATAGTCTCCCTCTTCCCTGATGGGTACTTCATATCCAAATGTATCCTCATTGTAGCGTTCCGTCTGGTAGAGAATCTGATCCTCTGGACTGGAGCGCAGTATAGGCAGCCGAACACCATAGTCTGATGCTGGAGATGAGAAAACAGTGCCAACATGGCCAAAAGGTGAATGTGGGAGCAGGTGTACATGCCGGTTTGTGCTTCATAACATGCTGATGAAACGTTAAACTAGAGGATGTTTTTTAAAAACCTCTGTTAAGAAGTGGCCTCATTTTAGTTCTTAAATCTATTTATAGCCAACAAAGCGCAGAGCGGAAAATTAAGAATTTGAAACCGTGGTAGTTTTCTGGCAACACTGACGCAATAATTTGACATCTGACAGAAACCCATGGTGCATAATGTTTTTACAGAGCTTTCAAATGGATTTCATAAGCCCTTACATGTGCATGAATGCTGTATTTTTCATCTGACTCAGGAAGTGACAGTCATCACATTTCAAGTGATAGTAACTTCCTGATATGTTCAACAGTCCTAATAACCAGCTACTAATGGACCAGATAAACCAAAAACCAATCCCTCCCTTCATAAGTACTATTTATTATGACTGATTTATGCTTCACACAATAATCAAACTGCAATAAGTGCCAACAAACTAACAAGAATACCATCCATTCTTAGAATtctttatttgtacagtgcttttcacaaaacttattgttccaaagcagctttacaaagaatagtgccaatatttcagctctgttggtcctcacaatgcaagtgaatggtgaccaaaactttgaagctcaaaaaagtacacaaaagcagcataaaagtaatccatacaactccagtggtctaatccatgtcttcaaaagtgatataataGTTGTgtgtgagaaaccgatcaatttttgagtcctttttttttttttttactataaattttcctccctgtccagtatagtgcacaaagaatgtgaatttccaaaaacaaaagaagaatgtgaaaataagTGGAGATtggtagtaaaaaaaggacttaaatattgatcgaaAGTCAtgcacgtctgggatggcatgagggtgagtaaataataagataatttacatgtttgtgtgaactatccctttaaaaaatacTGCAAATCAATAAATGCTAAATACTTAcaataatgtgtttttataaaacaaGACAGTGCtggtatgtttttgtttttctctccatcTTTATACATAACATAGACAGCTTATTCATTCACTAACAGCTAACTGCTCTTGATTGGTCACCAAACCTGGTCTGGAGGACCAGTTGACTGGTTTAAGGGTGGTTTGAGACACATTTTGCtggtcaggctggaagaccatCTTGAATCATGTTTTATAAGCTGGCAATAGCCACAGCGTCATATTTAAGCACTCACCTTTCCCCAATTTTCCTTCCAGTGGATCTTTTTTATAATGAATGCCGTGCACGTCTGTGTGCGCGTCCCCGCCGGCGTTTACAGCCCAGATAACTCGCTCAGCCAGACTCGGGGCCCCGCTCTCAGCCCGACACTCTTCCACCAGCAGCCACAACGCCGCGAGCAAGAGCCGGGCAACACAGTGCACGGTCACCCTCCTCATAGTCTAATACAGTCAGAGgggaaaatacaaaataaagcaaaaactaAAGGTGGAAGAGCAGTATATGTGCGGAAGTCAAACCAGAATGCCAGTGTGCCAAATGCTAGACCTGACACTCAAGCAATATCAGCCAATATCTGACAGGCTTACTGTGCAGTCTGCGAAATACTCCCTGTAGTGGACGGCCGGCTCCGTTCAGATGCTTTACGTTGAGCCGTCCAAATCGACGCACATTTACCCGCCTGATAGTCGGAGTTTAGCTTTGGGTGGTTAGCTGGCTAACTGACTTCCCCCTTTGCTCTGTCATCAGTGTGGCAGCTGTTGTCTGCAGGTATATTCCCTTACATCTGCACCCCTGTGTGCGGCTCACGCAATCTCCCCTTTAATAGATGATCGTGCGCAGTGCTAATTCTGCGAGTGTAGTGATCAATGGAGACGCTTCGATGTATTTTGCGCCTGAAATCACAGTAGTTTCTGACCACAGAGGGCCGCCGCAGCACTGTGTGGGTATGTGTGCCGTCAGCAGCGCAGGTTGAAGGGATGGAACCAGCGAGGAGTGGCAGACTAGCATGATGGTTAGCTTCTGGTGGAGGCGGGACTTTACAAAGATTAGCCAATCACACGAAAGCAAAAACAGGTTCTGCTTGTTGATTTGCTTGTTAAAGGAATCGATTCGTTCAAGGAATCAAATATGACCAATCACAAAAGGTGGAAGTGTCCAGAACCAGCGAATCAAGTGTATCAACTTTCACTTACTTcctcacataaatttgctggatTCAGTCCATTGGTTTGTTGTGCATGCGAGCAACGATacgttataatataatataatattatgatatcttttattttatattatatttttttatactatattgtattttataatattatactatattgtattttattacattttttatttgtattatattatattatattattttatttattatattcagtgttgggtaagttactctaaaaagtaattaattactaactactaattacatcttctacagtgtaattagattactgtactaattactctgtctgaaaagtaattgcttattactaattactttctaaaaccctgatcagcCTCGAccaaatgaaaaatacaaggatagccatgaaattgttcttttagttctttcaaataaatcatataacatcaaataaattattcatgaattggccaaagaatttaagggggcagcatttAATtcgaaaacatacattttaacatacatttagacgttaaatttcgattttaaattcactattttttatatagaattgttctatagtctatacagtatttaacacaattacatcagaagtaactgtaattaaattactgaaaaatgtacttttttaacgaaaaagtaatttaattacagtaattaattacttggtaatgcattacacccaacactgattatattatattatattatattatattatattatattatattatattattatcagCAAGGGAATGTGGTGTTAAatctgtgccaagtcaaatatgcggatcatggATGGTCCGATGTggtgacccctaacgggagcagccgaaagaagatattttatatatatatatatatatatatatatatatatatatatatatatatatatatatatatatatattattattattattattattattattattattattattattttatactatattgaattgtattatattatcctttattatattttatttgtttatttatatgacatcatattataaatatatatcttgCACTCCTCACAGCTGTAGTGATATATGTACACTGTATATAGATATATGTAGCCTCTTTTTAgcacagggtggcagcatttttaGGCCTGTCGTTCTGCATCCAGAATATCCCGTATTGGTCCGAAGGAAAAAgcccgttgccatgacaacacgaACAGTCTGTTCCAGCCGCTGGGAAAGTGATGCGCGTTGCTGAATGATTTGGAGAACAGCTGAGCAGACACAAGAAAAATTGTTGCTCCTTGTGTATATAAATAGAAATTCTTTAAGAGGATGTGTAAGCAAACCTTTTGTAAAGTATGCCTAATAAACAGCAACATAAAAAACTGACAAAGCCTGAAGTAATGAAACTTACACAAAATCTACTGATGAAAAATATACTATTGCTAGACACCATATTTTATTTGCTTCATTTGTTACAATGTATTAAAACCACCATATTACTTATAAAGCTCTTTTTTTGGCATGCAAGATGTCTGATCAGATTACAATTTAAGACAATATTCTACAAAATGTACAACATTGGTCACACAAACAGGCATAAAGACGctcaattgaaataaataaatcttcgCTCTCTGTTTATCAAGCATGTAGTTATTTTGTCAGTTTGTATCATATCTGGACACTTTGTCTTTGATGCAGACAGGGCAGGCCTATGCAGATTAGGACTGTGACTGCTCTTGAAATTAGTTGCCTGATAAGTATGTCATGACAACTAAAAATAGTGAATCTGATCAAAGCATTAGCTATCATTTCTAAACTTAGAAACCCCTCAGTTAATGtgttaaaatatcttaaaatccaTAGAGGCCAAACATTTACCTAGCAACAGTAGTTTCTAAACTATAAAGTTTTTTCTTTCcaaaattttgttctgttttcatctTTTACTGTAAGTGAACCTTAAAggaattctgggttcaatacaagtcacgCTCAGCAGACAGCATTtgtgaaatggaagtgaatgtggccaatccgttaatgttaaaatactcactgcttcaaaagtttagacataaacaatatgtgtgttaacatgattttagtgtaaaatcactaactaatattttctgtgtaaagttagccaatataacaactttgttgccatgaagatgtaatatcaacaaaccctaaaatgacaatttaaacaacgttacagctcaaataatacatgagttttatcagaagaattcatgtaagtgcttttataaaattataagcttcacatttctgcctttaaacacttaaaaaaattggaatccattgtaagtgcctcacagtaaccttgatttttgctttatttaaagaaaaggaggaacaagatgaaattatgttttgtggtaatcaacattatacaacaaatgctgtcgactaacACAAGCTAAACTCATATTAAACCCaggatattcctttaactatgctGCACAGTGGTATATGTTTGTTTTAAAGGCAAACACTGTGATTTTAGAAACAAAAACTTTCAAATAATTCATATATAGTCAAAACTGGAATTTCTGTCTCACAGTGGAG
This is a stretch of genomic DNA from Myxocyprinus asiaticus isolate MX2 ecotype Aquarium Trade chromosome 24, UBuf_Myxa_2, whole genome shotgun sequence. It encodes these proteins:
- the LOC127414818 gene encoding malectin isoform X2 is translated as MRRVTVHCVARLLLAALWLLVEECRAESGAPSLAERVIWAVNAGGDAHTDVHGIHYKKDPLEGKLGKASDYGVRLPILRSSPEDQILYQTERYNEDTFGYEVPIREEGDYILVMKYAEVYFAQSQQKVFDVRLNGHVVVKDLDIFDRVGHSTAHDEIVPFSIKRGKLSVHGEVSTFNGKLTVEFVKMFQNYSHILGWRRERRMRRKKMRLRLEKAKRRVPPPLPRILFGPVHAPPTHMLLITAA